Proteins encoded by one window of uncultured Draconibacterium sp.:
- a CDS encoding family 43 glycosylhydrolase gives MKQIKILSSVALLSLLFCETVMAQVGKPYIHDPSTIMECDGKYYTFGTGRGGLISEDGWVWNGGGVRPGGGAAPDAMKIGDRYLVVYGATGGGLGGGHNGRILTMWNKTLDPNSPDFEYSEPVEVVRSEGMEDNDAIDPGLLLDPTTGRLWCSYGTYFGFIRLIELDPETGKRVEGNEAIDIAIDCEATTMMYRNGWYYLLGTHGTCCDGANSTYNIVVGRSKKVTGPYVDNMGREMLKGGGKMVIAAGGRVTGPGHFGLINIDEGVQKMSCHFEADLDRSGRSVLGIRPLLWKNDWPVAGDPLKEGTYEIESERRGYALELVVDFVRMPRGTHRFWEDADKPVEPIPSQTLEDVIDTWPTGDIGVRIGDYMFRPHQRWTITAVTEAGGYLGGPYYKIVIEGTERALAATAEAEVIAVPEFTGADEQLWRIEQLIDGTYRIMPKVVPNSTKKLALVSSGDSTPTLAEFDFNSDNSKWNFRDH, from the coding sequence ATGAAACAAATCAAAATATTGAGCTCAGTAGCTCTTTTATCACTGTTATTCTGCGAAACGGTAATGGCACAAGTAGGGAAACCTTATATACACGATCCTTCAACAATAATGGAATGCGACGGAAAGTATTATACTTTTGGAACCGGCAGAGGCGGTTTAATATCTGAAGATGGCTGGGTTTGGAATGGTGGGGGAGTACGCCCCGGTGGCGGTGCAGCTCCTGATGCCATGAAAATCGGCGACCGTTATCTTGTTGTTTATGGTGCAACCGGTGGTGGCCTCGGAGGCGGACACAACGGACGAATTCTGACCATGTGGAACAAAACACTCGATCCAAATTCTCCTGATTTTGAATATTCAGAGCCTGTTGAAGTGGTTCGCTCGGAAGGAATGGAAGATAATGATGCCATTGATCCGGGCTTGTTGCTCGATCCAACCACAGGGCGCTTATGGTGTTCGTACGGAACTTATTTTGGCTTTATTCGCCTAATCGAGCTTGATCCCGAAACCGGGAAGCGTGTTGAAGGCAATGAAGCAATAGATATTGCCATCGACTGTGAGGCAACAACAATGATGTACCGTAACGGGTGGTATTATCTACTGGGTACACACGGAACCTGTTGCGATGGTGCCAATTCTACCTACAATATAGTAGTTGGACGTTCGAAAAAAGTTACCGGCCCTTATGTCGATAATATGGGACGGGAAATGCTTAAAGGTGGTGGTAAAATGGTTATTGCTGCCGGCGGACGAGTTACTGGTCCGGGGCATTTCGGATTGATAAATATTGATGAAGGCGTGCAAAAAATGTCGTGCCATTTTGAAGCTGATTTAGATCGGAGTGGCCGCAGTGTATTGGGTATTCGCCCGTTACTTTGGAAAAACGACTGGCCGGTTGCAGGCGATCCGTTAAAAGAAGGAACTTACGAAATTGAATCGGAAAGAAGAGGATATGCTTTGGAGTTGGTGGTGGATTTTGTACGTATGCCACGTGGAACACACCGGTTTTGGGAAGATGCAGATAAACCGGTTGAACCTATCCCGTCGCAAACTTTAGAAGATGTTATTGACACCTGGCCAACCGGAGATATTGGTGTAAGAATTGGTGATTACATGTTCCGTCCGCACCAGCGATGGACGATAACTGCCGTAACTGAAGCCGGCGGATACCTGGGCGGGCCATACTATAAAATAGTTATTGAAGGAACAGAACGCGCCCTGGCAGCTACGGCAGAAGCAGAAGTAATTGCCGTGCCGGAATTTACGGGTGCCGACGAGCAATTGTGGAGAATTGAGCAATTAATTGACGGAACGTACAGGATTATGCCAAAGGTGGTTCCAAATTCAACTAAGAAGCTGGCGTTGGTTTCTTCAGGAGACAGTACACCTACACTTGCTGAATTTGATTTTAACAGCGACAATTCTAAATGGAATTTTAGAGATCACTAA
- the rsgA gene encoding ribosome small subunit-dependent GTPase A: MKEGLVIKSTGSWYTVEDENGNTYECKIKGKFRIKGIRNTNPVAVGDRVGFTLQNVSADENVAQVGLITKINERKNYIIRRSINLSKQAHIIAANIDQAVLVVTMQYPVTTTTFIDRYLASAEAYRIPVMIVFNKADRYNEDETEEMNLLMQIYRNIGYKCLKTSAKEGTGIDELKEALKDKTNVINGHSGVGKSTLINLIQPGLNLKTMEISDSHKTGKHTTTYSQLFKLNFGGYIIDTPGIKAFGVLEMEPWEISHYFVEIFKFSEHCQYNNCSHTHEPGCAVKEAVENYQIAPSRFRSYLGLLEPDDKHRPAF, from the coding sequence TTGAAAGAAGGATTAGTAATAAAATCGACCGGTAGCTGGTACACCGTTGAGGATGAAAACGGAAATACCTACGAATGCAAAATAAAGGGCAAATTTCGCATTAAAGGAATTCGGAACACAAACCCCGTTGCCGTTGGCGATCGTGTGGGATTCACGCTCCAAAACGTGTCTGCTGATGAAAATGTGGCGCAGGTTGGTTTGATTACCAAAATCAACGAACGCAAAAATTACATTATCCGGCGTTCTATTAATCTTTCGAAACAGGCGCATATTATTGCTGCCAATATCGACCAGGCAGTTCTGGTAGTAACCATGCAATACCCGGTTACCACTACCACTTTCATCGACCGTTACCTGGCATCGGCCGAGGCCTATCGCATTCCGGTAATGATTGTGTTTAACAAAGCTGACCGCTATAACGAAGACGAAACGGAAGAGATGAACCTGTTGATGCAGATCTATCGAAATATTGGCTATAAATGCCTTAAAACGTCAGCTAAAGAAGGAACCGGTATCGATGAACTTAAGGAAGCTTTAAAAGATAAAACCAACGTAATTAACGGGCACAGCGGCGTTGGAAAATCAACACTCATCAACCTAATTCAGCCGGGACTGAATTTGAAAACGATGGAGATTTCCGATTCGCACAAAACCGGAAAACATACCACCACCTATTCACAACTGTTTAAGCTGAATTTTGGCGGGTACATTATCGATACGCCCGGAATTAAAGCCTTTGGTGTTTTGGAAATGGAACCCTGGGAGATTTCGCATTATTTTGTTGAGATATTTAAATTTTCGGAGCACTGCCAGTACAACAATTGCTCGCATACCCACGAACCCGGTTGTGCCGTTAAAGAGGCCGTGGAAAACTATCAGATAGCCCCTTCCCGATTCAGAAGTTATTTAGGCTTACTGGAACCGGATGATAAACACCGACCTGCATTTTAA
- the tdh gene encoding L-threonine 3-dehydrogenase, with protein sequence MKAIVKSKPEKGIWMEDVPMPQVRPNDILLKVQKAAICGTDLHIYKWDEWAQQTIKTPVTIGHEYMGTVVEVGSEVDRVKVGERVTVEGHISCGFCRNCRRGRQHICDNTIGIGVNRDGGFAEYISVPAKNVLHIDPRISDEMMAIMDPLGNATHTALSFPLLGEDVLITGIGGPIGAMAAAICKFAGARNIIGTDLSKYRRDLARKMGATRVIDPTKESIKEAMEVHHMVSGFDIGLECSGSPVAFNDMVNHMYNGGKISLLGLLPERTQINWSKLIFKGLTLKGIYGREMYETWYHMEMMLTTGLDISPVITHRFKADDYQEAFEIMESGDCGKIILDWE encoded by the coding sequence ATGAAGGCAATTGTAAAAAGTAAACCTGAGAAAGGCATTTGGATGGAAGACGTACCAATGCCACAGGTAAGACCCAATGATATTCTCTTAAAAGTTCAGAAAGCAGCCATTTGTGGCACCGATTTGCATATTTACAAATGGGACGAATGGGCGCAACAAACTATTAAAACACCGGTGACTATTGGCCACGAATACATGGGAACCGTGGTAGAAGTTGGCTCGGAGGTTGACCGAGTAAAAGTAGGTGAACGAGTTACTGTGGAAGGCCATATTTCATGTGGTTTCTGCCGAAACTGCAGGCGCGGTCGCCAACACATTTGCGATAACACCATTGGAATTGGTGTAAACCGCGACGGTGGTTTTGCTGAATATATTTCTGTTCCGGCAAAAAACGTGTTGCACATCGATCCCCGAATTTCGGATGAAATGATGGCTATTATGGATCCGCTGGGCAATGCCACACACACTGCTCTATCTTTCCCTTTGTTGGGCGAAGATGTATTAATTACCGGAATTGGCGGGCCAATTGGAGCCATGGCAGCTGCCATTTGTAAATTTGCCGGAGCCCGCAATATCATCGGCACCGATTTAAGTAAATACCGCCGCGATCTGGCCCGAAAAATGGGTGCTACGCGTGTTATCGATCCTACCAAAGAAAGCATTAAAGAAGCCATGGAAGTACATCATATGGTAAGTGGTTTTGATATTGGTTTGGAATGTTCGGGTTCGCCGGTTGCCTTTAACGACATGGTAAACCACATGTACAACGGCGGAAAGATAAGTTTGCTTGGTTTGCTGCCTGAACGCACTCAAATTAACTGGAGCAAGCTCATTTTTAAAGGATTAACATTAAAAGGAATTTATGGCCGCGAAATGTACGAAACCTGGTACCACATGGAAATGATGCTGACCACCGGCCTCGATATTTCGCCCGTTATTACCCACCGTTTTAAAGCCGACGATTACCAGGAAGCCTTTGAAATTATGGAATCAGGCGACTGCGGAAAGATCATTTTGGATTGGGAATAA
- a CDS encoding ABC transporter permease: MNLPFFIAKRYLFSKKKQNIINIISWISMAGIVVGTMAIIIIVSVLNGFTDLIGMFYSDFDPDIKITSVEGKMFDPQTIDIDQIKSLPDVVSYAEIIEEVAMLRYGKRQFPATVKGVPDNYPDYTNIDKLLIEGKYYLEKDGINYAVVGRGIANNLGVGVSFLDPLHIYVPKKGKQVSLNPSRAFNHDYLYPSAVFAVLEDVDAKYMLVSKEFAAKLFESENDISAIELAVSDGADVDDIQDKLEQILGAGFHVKNKEQQHDLVFKTMKSEKWAVYFILVFILLLASGNMIGNLTMLYIDKKEDISILSSMGLPVKNINHIFLFEGWLISLAGGVLGTILGVFVCWLQITFELVKLPGAGGSFVISAYPVHIIFTDIILAFLAVLVIGFIASWYPVKFMSKKQLTPSNIS, translated from the coding sequence TTGAACTTACCATTTTTCATAGCAAAACGTTACCTGTTCTCGAAAAAGAAACAGAATATTATTAACATAATATCATGGATTTCGATGGCAGGAATTGTGGTGGGTACCATGGCAATCATCATCATCGTTTCGGTGTTAAATGGTTTTACCGACCTTATTGGAATGTTTTACAGCGACTTTGATCCGGACATAAAAATTACGTCGGTTGAAGGAAAAATGTTCGACCCGCAAACCATTGATATTGATCAAATTAAATCTTTGCCTGACGTAGTTTCATATGCTGAAATTATTGAAGAAGTAGCGATGCTTCGTTATGGAAAAAGACAATTTCCGGCTACGGTGAAGGGTGTTCCGGATAATTATCCTGATTACACAAATATCGACAAACTGTTAATTGAAGGCAAGTACTATCTTGAAAAAGACGGTATCAATTATGCTGTTGTAGGCCGTGGTATTGCAAATAACCTGGGCGTAGGTGTTTCGTTTCTCGATCCGCTGCATATTTATGTGCCTAAAAAAGGTAAACAGGTTTCGTTAAATCCATCGCGGGCATTTAACCACGACTATCTTTACCCGTCGGCAGTTTTTGCCGTTCTCGAAGATGTGGATGCTAAATACATGCTGGTATCGAAAGAATTTGCGGCCAAACTTTTTGAGAGTGAAAACGACATATCAGCTATTGAACTGGCCGTTTCCGATGGAGCCGACGTTGATGATATTCAAGATAAACTGGAGCAAATTCTGGGAGCAGGGTTCCACGTGAAAAACAAAGAACAGCAACACGACCTGGTTTTTAAAACCATGAAGTCGGAAAAATGGGCTGTTTATTTTATCCTTGTTTTTATTTTGTTGCTGGCTTCCGGAAATATGATCGGCAACCTCACGATGCTGTACATCGATAAAAAAGAGGACATATCAATTCTGAGCAGCATGGGACTTCCGGTAAAAAATATTAACCATATTTTTCTTTTCGAAGGCTGGTTAATTTCTTTGGCAGGAGGTGTTTTAGGCACCATTTTGGGCGTGTTTGTTTGCTGGCTACAAATCACTTTCGAGCTGGTTAAATTACCGGGGGCAGGAGGTTCGTTTGTTATTTCGGCCTACCCGGTTCACATCATTTTTACCGACATCATTCTGGCTTTTTTAGCTGTTCTCGTTATCGGTTTTATTGCCTCTTGGTACCCCGTTAAATTCATGTCGAAAAAACAATTGACCCCTTCAAATATCAGTTAA
- the rbfA gene encoding 30S ribosome-binding factor RbfA has protein sequence MEQYSTRQNKISRLIQREMADILLKVNKERFPGKLISVTNVRVTKDLGIARIHLSIFPSEFAADILQEIKLSGKQLRGELGRKTGKILRVIPDLEFYIDDSLDYIDNIDQLLKK, from the coding sequence ATGGAACAATACAGCACAAGACAGAATAAAATCTCCAGGCTCATTCAACGCGAAATGGCCGATATTCTTTTAAAAGTAAATAAAGAACGATTCCCGGGCAAACTCATCAGCGTAACAAACGTACGGGTAACAAAAGATCTCGGAATTGCACGTATTCACTTAAGTATTTTTCCCTCGGAATTTGCTGCCGATATTTTGCAGGAAATTAAACTTTCGGGCAAGCAATTGCGTGGCGAATTGGGCCGAAAAACAGGAAAAATCCTGCGCGTTATTCCCGATCTGGAATTTTATATCGACGACAGTTTGGATTATATCGACAATATTGATCAGCTGCTGAAAAAATAG
- a CDS encoding STN and carboxypeptidase regulatory-like domain-containing protein: MKPVKQLIILITILLLSFTTKGQQQDGSVFERRVSIHQTGQTIDFILEQISWQANVFFSYDATIIDPAEKANISAQNKSLYTVLNELLDTASYRFNERQNQIIITQKSVENEQVATRDTTPVKYFFLSGRLIESRKGKAIPYASVSILNKPIGTISNTDGEFLIKVHPSTIRDTIVISCMGYEQKRLPAYQLLDEDLFILETTSIKIKEVKVTAITTERLLRNMRANYSKNYTPSTKLMDAFYRETVEQDNNYISVSEAVMEILKAPYVGTTRGDLVRLIKGRKSRDVQPFKWLNFKLMGGPFTITELDAVKTVETFINPEYENLYSYQISDVIWYENQPVYVVRFQPQSDDFYPPFEGEMYVHRETFALVHANYHLNKMGLKQAEEIMIKKKPRKVKARPTYVHYQVNYRQYQGKWHLASAKASVKFKVRSKRDRINSEFHSVSDLLITNIKPTELKRFDKEERFNRNDIFVEVLGTYDEHFWENYNIIKPNESLRNAFKESLFN; encoded by the coding sequence ATGAAGCCGGTAAAACAGCTGATCATATTAATTACCATCCTGTTGCTTTCTTTTACTACAAAAGGCCAGCAACAGGATGGCTCTGTTTTCGAGCGTCGTGTAAGTATACATCAGACCGGTCAGACAATCGATTTTATTTTGGAACAGATCAGTTGGCAGGCTAACGTATTTTTTTCTTACGATGCCACAATAATTGATCCTGCAGAGAAAGCAAATATATCAGCACAAAACAAGTCGCTTTACACAGTTCTTAATGAATTGCTCGACACCGCAAGTTATCGTTTTAACGAACGTCAAAACCAGATTATCATTACACAGAAATCTGTTGAAAACGAACAGGTTGCTACACGCGACACGACGCCAGTTAAATACTTTTTTCTGTCGGGCCGCTTAATCGAAAGTCGAAAAGGAAAAGCCATTCCATATGCTTCGGTTTCAATTCTCAATAAACCTATAGGCACAATCAGTAATACCGATGGCGAGTTTCTAATAAAAGTGCATCCCTCAACAATCCGCGACACGATTGTAATTTCATGTATGGGATACGAGCAAAAACGTTTGCCGGCTTATCAGTTACTTGATGAAGATCTGTTTATTCTGGAGACGACTTCAATAAAAATAAAAGAAGTAAAAGTTACAGCTATTACTACCGAAAGGCTTCTGAGAAATATGCGGGCAAATTATTCCAAAAATTATACGCCTTCAACAAAACTGATGGATGCATTTTATCGCGAAACTGTTGAACAGGACAATAATTATATTAGTGTTTCTGAGGCTGTGATGGAAATATTAAAAGCTCCTTACGTTGGAACTACCCGGGGCGATTTGGTCCGCTTAATAAAAGGTCGGAAGAGTCGTGATGTTCAACCGTTTAAATGGCTGAACTTTAAATTAATGGGAGGCCCTTTTACCATTACCGAACTGGATGCCGTTAAAACAGTTGAAACATTTATTAATCCGGAATACGAAAACCTGTATTCGTACCAGATAAGCGATGTAATTTGGTACGAAAACCAACCTGTTTACGTAGTCAGATTTCAACCACAGAGCGATGACTTTTACCCTCCTTTTGAAGGCGAAATGTATGTTCATCGTGAAACATTTGCGCTGGTACACGCCAATTATCATTTAAATAAAATGGGATTAAAACAGGCCGAGGAGATAATGATTAAAAAGAAACCTCGTAAAGTTAAAGCACGACCTACCTACGTACATTACCAGGTTAACTACCGCCAGTACCAGGGAAAATGGCATTTGGCTTCGGCAAAAGCATCGGTAAAATTTAAAGTTCGCAGCAAAAGAGATCGTATAAATTCGGAGTTTCACAGCGTATCCGACCTTTTGATAACCAACATCAAACCAACTGAATTAAAACGATTTGATAAAGAGGAACGTTTCAATCGGAATGATATTTTCGTTGAAGTGTTGGGCACCTACGATGAACATTTCTGGGAAAACTACAACATTATTAAACCCAACGAAAGTCTTCGAAATGCCTTTAAAGAATCGCTGTTTAACTGA
- a CDS encoding aspartyl protease family protein: MKPIKWNKIKLIVLMALLALLVVPNTSFAQETKSQALDQNITIYAEDEPLSDVIEKICKYLDIDYSYNAEIVADKKISLNVSNKPIKYVLDKLMKDFYLLFEIEDNLLVVRDYVPIDKSMEYENTTQQFASNNRGFLFDNPRDKRITIKFKSASNLIIIPVTINNSDTLNFILDTGVRYPIITELPFINKLNLNYMMPVEVKGLGEGESLTAYRSGNNMMQIDGLTARNQEVQMIIDENFQISHMLGIPVHGLIGFNLFKDYVVKVDYVNEKLTLYKPEYYKYRDRNKDIIMPLHFDGNKPFVRTTIVTDEMKEVPVKLLVDTGASDALWLSENSDERISLPQQHVETFLGRGLNGDLYGTKGRIDAIWVGPVLLTKPIVAFPNSHLIDSLISQNDRNGTIGAEILRRFYVTIDYRNSRLTLRPNNKIKEDFNYNMSGMEVTNPMPGLPIFTIANIRENSPADLAGLQTNDQILSINSSGHRSMELNDINLLLQSRENKKIRLKVLRDGEEFKTSFELKKMF, from the coding sequence ATGAAACCAATAAAATGGAATAAAATAAAACTTATCGTCCTAATGGCCTTGCTGGCTTTGTTAGTGGTACCTAACACCAGTTTTGCCCAGGAGACAAAGAGTCAGGCACTCGATCAAAACATAACTATTTATGCTGAAGATGAGCCACTTTCAGATGTTATTGAAAAAATCTGTAAGTATCTTGACATTGATTACTCATACAACGCTGAAATAGTTGCCGATAAAAAAATCAGTTTAAACGTTTCGAATAAGCCCATAAAATATGTGCTCGACAAACTGATGAAAGATTTCTATCTGCTATTTGAAATTGAAGACAACCTGCTGGTAGTGCGCGATTATGTTCCAATCGATAAAAGTATGGAATACGAAAATACCACGCAGCAATTTGCCAGTAATAATCGGGGTTTTCTGTTCGACAATCCTCGCGACAAACGAATTACAATCAAGTTCAAATCAGCAAGTAACCTAATTATTATTCCGGTTACGATTAATAATTCCGATACACTGAATTTCATTCTTGATACAGGAGTTCGATACCCGATAATTACCGAATTACCGTTTATTAATAAGCTGAATTTGAATTACATGATGCCAGTTGAAGTAAAGGGACTTGGCGAAGGTGAATCGCTGACAGCTTACCGCTCGGGAAACAACATGATGCAAATTGACGGATTAACAGCGCGTAACCAGGAAGTACAAATGATTATCGACGAAAACTTCCAGATTTCGCATATGTTAGGTATTCCTGTTCACGGATTAATTGGCTTTAACCTGTTTAAAGATTATGTGGTAAAGGTTGATTATGTGAATGAGAAACTCACGTTGTACAAACCGGAATATTATAAATATCGCGACAGGAATAAAGATATTATTATGCCTTTGCATTTTGACGGTAACAAACCATTTGTTCGCACAACAATTGTAACCGACGAAATGAAAGAAGTTCCTGTTAAACTGTTGGTTGACACCGGTGCCAGCGACGCATTGTGGTTATCAGAAAATTCGGACGAACGGATTAGTTTGCCACAACAGCATGTTGAAACATTCCTTGGCCGCGGTTTAAACGGCGACCTTTACGGAACAAAGGGACGTATTGATGCCATTTGGGTTGGACCAGTTCTGTTAACAAAGCCAATTGTGGCCTTTCCAAATTCGCATTTAATTGATAGCCTTATTTCGCAAAACGACAGAAACGGAACAATCGGAGCTGAAATACTACGTAGGTTTTATGTTACTATCGATTACCGAAACAGTAGATTAACCTTGCGTCCGAACAATAAAATTAAAGAAGACTTTAATTACAATATGAGTGGAATGGAAGTAACCAATCCAATGCCCGGATTACCGATTTTCACCATTGCCAACATTCGCGAAAACTCACCTGCTGATTTGGCCGGTTTGCAAACAAACGACCAGATATTATCAATAAACAGTAGTGGGCATCGCTCAATGGAATTAAACGATATTAATTTGTTGCTTCAAAGCCGCGAAAACAAAAAAATACGCTTAAAAGTGTTACGAGACGGAGAAGAATTCAAAACTTCTTTTGAGTTGAAAAAGATGTTTTAA
- a CDS encoding FecR domain-containing protein, which yields MENIENFDWELVTRYLNNETSSQENEEVETWINQSDKNREEFEHYKNMLNKVDSFYQAKKFDDEVAWKSVYAQLSPAKVRSIQLQKTRKEVIAQFYKYAAIVVIALLLGSVTYYLGFRNTDKAYYSEIISAEDQVLNEYVLPDGSVVTLNNNSKLLFPKKFKGDTREVTIIGEAFFDVQRNPDKPFVINAGSAQVKVLGTSFNVSAYPGAETVEVIVKTGKVQVINSNATTEKENEEVFLTPGEKGTLVVSDSQLSKSMNSNPNFLSWKTHDLVFNTVPLNEVVECLEKAYHINIDVMEPELNDLLYEGHFDQKPVDFVLDVIRLTFDLELSVDGKHYTLTSRTNKQ from the coding sequence ATGGAGAACATAGAAAATTTTGATTGGGAACTGGTTACCAGGTATTTGAATAACGAAACCAGTTCACAGGAAAATGAAGAGGTGGAGACCTGGATCAATCAATCAGACAAAAACCGGGAGGAATTTGAGCACTACAAAAACATGCTCAACAAAGTTGATTCGTTTTACCAGGCTAAAAAATTCGATGACGAAGTAGCCTGGAAATCAGTTTATGCACAATTAAGCCCTGCTAAAGTTCGATCTATTCAGCTTCAAAAAACAAGAAAGGAGGTTATTGCACAATTTTACAAATATGCTGCAATAGTTGTTATCGCACTTTTATTGGGTTCAGTTACATATTACCTTGGTTTCCGCAACACGGACAAGGCATATTACAGCGAAATTATCTCGGCCGAGGATCAGGTGCTGAACGAATATGTTTTACCCGATGGTTCGGTGGTTACTTTAAACAACAATTCGAAACTGCTGTTTCCGAAAAAGTTTAAAGGCGACACCCGCGAAGTTACCATCATTGGCGAAGCATTTTTCGATGTTCAGCGTAATCCTGATAAACCTTTCGTTATAAATGCCGGCTCTGCACAAGTTAAAGTTTTAGGTACCTCTTTTAACGTTAGTGCATACCCGGGAGCAGAAACCGTTGAAGTTATTGTTAAAACCGGTAAAGTACAGGTTATCAACAGTAACGCTACTACTGAAAAAGAAAATGAGGAAGTATTTTTAACACCTGGAGAAAAAGGAACGCTGGTTGTTTCCGACAGCCAACTCTCGAAATCGATGAACAGCAACCCTAATTTTCTGTCGTGGAAAACACACGACCTCGTTTTTAACACTGTTCCGTTAAATGAAGTGGTTGAATGCCTTGAAAAAGCTTACCACATTAATATTGACGTGATGGAACCAGAGCTAAACGACCTGCTATACGAAGGTCATTTCGATCAAAAACCGGTAGATTTTGTTTTAGATGTAATTCGGCTCACATTTGATTTGGAATTATCGGTTGACGGAAAACATTACACTTTAACGAGCCGTACAAACAAACAGTAA
- a CDS encoding RNA polymerase sigma-70 factor, whose product MNSFEENELYEKIQQGDTKAFEKLFKMYYGYLCNFATKIVEDDVAAEEIVQDFFVKFWERRSAISVESSLKNYLFRSVKNLCLNQIKHNNIKLQHAQTVIAESEASDFNDHYTEVDLAADIAKSIEELPEKRREIFRLSREEGLKYREIAEKLNISVKTVEAQMSLAIKYLRDKLKKYNTFLFFFFVSRAKNA is encoded by the coding sequence ATGAACTCATTCGAAGAAAACGAACTTTACGAAAAAATTCAGCAGGGAGATACCAAAGCATTTGAAAAGCTTTTTAAAATGTATTATGGCTACCTGTGTAATTTCGCCACCAAGATAGTAGAAGACGATGTGGCAGCCGAAGAGATTGTACAAGACTTCTTTGTGAAATTCTGGGAGCGAAGAAGTGCTATTTCTGTGGAATCATCACTGAAAAACTACCTGTTCCGTTCGGTTAAAAACCTTTGCCTAAATCAGATTAAACATAATAATATAAAATTACAACACGCTCAAACAGTTATTGCCGAATCGGAAGCAAGCGACTTTAACGACCATTACACTGAAGTTGACCTGGCTGCCGACATTGCCAAAAGTATTGAAGAGCTGCCGGAAAAACGCCGCGAAATATTCAGACTCAGCCGCGAAGAAGGATTAAAATACCGTGAAATTGCTGAAAAACTGAATATTTCCGTTAAAACGGTTGAAGCACAAATGAGCTTGGCAATCAAATATTTACGAGACAAATTAAAAAAATATAATACCTTCTTATTCTTCTTTTTTGTTAGCAGGGCAAAAAATGCTTAG